Part of the Roseobacter litoralis Och 149 genome, GCAACACGGGCGGGTGGATGTGCACTACCATGCGCCACTGTCAGTGGCGTCTTTTGAGGATCGCAAAACCCTTGCACTGACTGCTGAGGAGGCGATCCGGTCCGGGCATACCGCCTGATTTGGCCTCAAGGCTAGTGAAAGAAAATGTCGTCTGACGCCAGTTCAAGCCCGTCGCTGTCCGGGCCAATTTCCATCATCAGGCAGGCCGTGCCCTTGCGCTGAAAATAGGTCGCTTCGAGCGCATAAAATCCCGCCTGCGGCACCGCGACTTCAATCTCACCCACATAGCCACAGGGGTGAACACCGTCGTAAAACCCGACTTCTTGCCCGCCGATTGCGATTTGCAGCCCATCATTGCTGAGGAAATCGAGGGTATATGTGCCTGCCGCATCGAACTTTATGAATCCAGAAATATCTGCGGCGACCTGTTCTGCGCGCTCAGATGTCAGAACCTTGTCGCCTCCTTTAGTATCCTCAAGGGACAATCCGGCAATGGGTGCACCTGGTTCCGAGCGTCGTTCAAGCGATTTACGTGCAAGATCTATGGACCGTACATTGCTTGGAATCGTCGCATAATTCACCGCAAGGCCCGGCGCCAGTGCGCTGGCCTTTGGTTGCGGATCAGCAGGTGCAAGCGTGACCTCCTGTGCAACAGCCGCAACCGGGCTCAGCACTGCGAGCGATAATGCGGCGGCAATCAGATCTTGTTTCATGAAATCTCCCAATTTTTGTGAGACCTTTGCGGTCCTTTGGCGACACTTTAGGGCGCGGCAGTTATGGCATGCAAGAGCTCGCAGCACCCAAACGCAGAGTTTACGCACAGCAGTCGGATTCAGTCCTTGCGCAGCGGCACGTGCTGGCCTATACGGCGGCCACTGAAACCCGCAGGCGGGGTTTGGGCTTGATGGGGGAGACATCCCCGTCGGTCCGCCGGTTGGCACCAAATGGTGTCATGCCCCCGCCGAGGAATAAAC contains:
- a CDS encoding PA14 domain-containing protein codes for the protein MKQDLIAAALSLAVLSPVAAVAQEVTLAPADPQPKASALAPGLAVNYATIPSNVRSIDLARKSLERRSEPGAPIAGLSLEDTKGGDKVLTSERAEQVAADISGFIKFDAAGTYTLDFLSNDGLQIAIGGQEVGFYDGVHPCGYVGEIEVAVPQAGFYALEATYFQRKGTACLMMEIGPDSDGLELASDDIFFH